The following are encoded together in the Cicer arietinum cultivar CDC Frontier isolate Library 1 chromosome 2, Cicar.CDCFrontier_v2.0, whole genome shotgun sequence genome:
- the LOC101507470 gene encoding LOB domain-containing protein 23-like yields MIYGRCAACKSQRRRCPSDCIFSPYFPANDPQRFAYVHRIYGGSNVGKMLQQLPHYVREQAANTLYLEAQCRIQDPVYGCVGIISKLYQQIHDTEVELAKIQTQIACHKNKNSRVEVQSNFNILSTIDAESNLNFLPPQGNNMEFQWPSQSFNWFN; encoded by the exons ATGATTTATGGTAGGTGTGCAGCTTGTAAGAGTCAAAGAAGAAGATGCCCTTCTGATTGCATTTTCTCTCCTTATTTCCCTGCCAATGATCCTCAAAGATTTGCATATGTTCACAGAATCTATGGTGGTAGCAATGTTGGAAAAATGCTGCAG CAACTCCCTCACTATGTAAGAGAACAAGCtgcaaatacattgtatttagAAGCACAATGTAGAATTCAAGATCCTGTTTATGGATGTGTTGGAATTATCTCTAAATTGTATCAACAAATCCATGATACAGAAGTTGAGCTGGCcaaaattcaaactcaaattgCTTGTCATAAGAACAAAAATTCACGAGTTGAAGTTCaatcaaatttcaatattttgtcAACTATTGATGCTGAATCAAACTTGAACTTCTTGCCACCTCAGGGTAACAACATGGAGTTTCAATGGCCTAGTCAAAGTTTTAATTGGTTCAATTAA